A stretch of Microbulbifer sp. SAOS-129_SWC DNA encodes these proteins:
- the nuoJ gene encoding NADH-quinone oxidoreductase subunit J, with amino-acid sequence MNPVYFYITAAVAVLATAMVIISRNAVHALLYLIISLLATAIIFYLLGAPFAAALEVIVYAGAIMVLMVFVIMMLNQGDAAVEQEIRWLHPTVWLGPALLAGMLLVQMVILLRADAGGVTPGAHAVDSKAVGIALFSRYLLAVELASMLLLAGLVGAFHLARNHKSDLEEGPDVA; translated from the coding sequence ATGAACCCAGTGTATTTCTATATCACCGCTGCCGTCGCCGTGCTTGCCACAGCCATGGTGATCATCAGCCGCAATGCGGTGCATGCACTGCTGTACCTGATCATTTCCCTGCTCGCCACGGCGATCATTTTTTACCTGCTCGGCGCCCCCTTCGCCGCAGCACTGGAAGTCATTGTCTACGCCGGCGCGATCATGGTGTTGATGGTGTTTGTAATCATGATGCTGAACCAGGGCGACGCCGCAGTGGAACAGGAAATTCGCTGGCTGCACCCCACAGTCTGGCTCGGGCCGGCACTGCTTGCCGGCATGCTTTTGGTGCAGATGGTTATCCTGCTCCGCGCAGATGCCGGCGGTGTAACGCCGGGTGCGCACGCGGTCGATTCAAAAGCGGTGGGCATTGCGCTGTTCAGCCGTTACCTACTCGCCGTAGAGCTTGCCTCAATGCTTTTGCTGGCGGGCCTGGTCGGCGCTTTCCACCTCGCGCGCAATCACAAATCGGATCTCGAGGAGGGCCCTGATGTCGCTTGA
- the nuoH gene encoding NADH-quinone oxidoreductase subunit NuoH, whose amino-acid sequence MATWMTFANIFGVLLAAVILAALLTWGERRLLGLWQDRPGPNRVGPFGLLQVVADMIKLFFKEDFVPRFADIPVFVLAPTVVMASMLLGFAIIPVSPHIGVIDLNIGLLFFLATSSMAVYSVLLGGYASNNKYALLGGLRAGAQTVSYEVFMGLSLMGVVMMAGSFNLREIVVAQTDGWFVLPQFAGFLVFFIAGIAESHRLPFDLPEAEHELTAGFHTEYSGMKFGMFFVGEYLSVILISALMTTLFLGGWLGPWLPSSVWFFLKTGFLVMLFILLRAALPRPRYDQLMQFGWKVMLPVALANLLLTGGILLWHQS is encoded by the coding sequence ATGGCTACCTGGATGACCTTCGCCAATATCTTCGGCGTACTGCTCGCCGCGGTGATCCTCGCAGCGCTGTTGACCTGGGGCGAGCGGCGCCTGCTGGGCCTGTGGCAGGACCGCCCCGGCCCCAATCGCGTCGGCCCCTTCGGTCTGCTGCAGGTGGTCGCGGATATGATCAAGCTGTTCTTCAAGGAGGACTTCGTACCGCGCTTTGCAGACATTCCAGTCTTCGTACTCGCGCCCACGGTGGTCATGGCGTCGATGCTGCTCGGTTTCGCCATCATCCCGGTGTCGCCGCACATCGGTGTCATCGACCTCAATATCGGCCTGCTGTTCTTTCTCGCCACCTCGTCGATGGCAGTCTACAGCGTGCTGCTCGGCGGCTATGCCTCGAATAACAAGTACGCGCTGCTCGGTGGCCTGCGCGCCGGTGCGCAGACGGTGTCCTATGAGGTATTTATGGGTCTGAGCCTGATGGGCGTGGTGATGATGGCCGGCAGTTTCAACCTGCGCGAAATTGTCGTCGCGCAGACCGATGGCTGGTTTGTGCTGCCGCAATTCGCCGGCTTCCTGGTGTTTTTTATTGCCGGTATCGCCGAAAGTCACCGTCTGCCGTTCGACCTGCCGGAAGCGGAACACGAACTGACCGCGGGTTTCCACACCGAGTACTCGGGTATGAAGTTCGGCATGTTCTTCGTCGGCGAATACCTGTCGGTAATTCTGATCTCCGCGCTGATGACCACCCTGTTCCTCGGCGGCTGGCTCGGCCCCTGGCTGCCGTCAAGCGTGTGGTTTTTCCTGAAAACCGGGTTCCTGGTCATGCTGTTCATCCTGTTGCGCGCCGCGTTGCCGCGACCGCGCTACGACCAGCTGATGCAGTTTGGCTGGAAAGTGATGCTGCCGGTGGCGCTGGCCAACCTGCTGCTGACTGGAGGCATCCTGTTATGGCATCAATCGTAA
- the nuoI gene encoding NADH-quinone oxidoreductase subunit NuoI, which translates to MLTSALRSMWLVFRHLFSRNATVQYPEQKPYLAPRYRGRIVLTRDPDGEERCVACNLCAVACPPDCISLQKTEDTDGRWRPEYFRINFSRCIMCGLCEDACPTYAIQLTPDFEMCEYDRQNMVYEKEDLLISGPGKYHDYSFYRVAGKAIDGKGKGEAQHEAEPINVKSLNL; encoded by the coding sequence ATGCTGACCAGCGCCCTGCGCAGTATGTGGCTGGTATTCCGGCACCTGTTCAGCCGCAATGCCACCGTTCAGTACCCGGAGCAAAAACCCTATCTCGCGCCCCGCTACCGCGGCCGCATCGTGCTCACCCGCGATCCCGACGGCGAGGAACGCTGCGTGGCCTGCAACCTGTGCGCGGTTGCCTGTCCGCCGGACTGCATCTCGCTACAGAAAACCGAGGACACCGACGGACGCTGGCGCCCGGAATATTTTCGCATCAATTTTTCCCGCTGCATCATGTGTGGTCTCTGTGAAGATGCCTGCCCCACTTACGCGATCCAGCTCACCCCGGACTTCGAGATGTGCGAATACGACCGCCAGAATATGGTGTATGAGAAAGAGGATTTGCTGATCAGTGGCCCGGGGAAATACCACGACTACAGCTTTTACCGCGTGGCCGGCAAGGCCATCGACGGCAAAGGCAAGGGCGAGGCCCAGCATGAGGCGGAGCCCATCAACGTGAAGAGCCTGAATTTATAA
- the nuoC gene encoding NADH-quinone oxidoreductase subunit C/D — protein MSHVIAPSVYCPTPYRAAAEAFIADLRRSYPGGTDGNDHYWLQPDCLDMPTLWVGPRELLPLLRFLKEKISRPFAMLYDLSAIDERLRTHRGVREARQPESDFTLVYQLLSVERDLFLRVKVALPESRLSAPSATPIWTSANWYEREVWDLFGIEFIGHPNLRRIIMPQTWQGHPLRKDHHARATEVDPFTLSAEQQEREQDALLFRPEEWGMARASDSAEFMFLNLGPNHPSVHGVFRIALQLDGEQIVDAVPDIGYHHRGAEKMAERQAWHSYVPYTDRIDYLGGVMNNLPYVLALEQLAGIAVPARAQVIRVMLCELFRIASHLVFYGTFAQDIGQMSPVFYMFVDREKLFGIIEAITGGRMHPAWFRIGGVAQDLPRGWDTMIREFLDYMPARLHEYEGMVLKNKLLQRRTRGIGVYSTAEALDWGVTGPGLRATGLEWDLRKRRPYSGYEQFEFEIPVYDGGDCFDRCRVRVEEIHQSLRIIRQCVDNMPEGPYKSDHPLTTPPRKERTMQDIETLIQHFVNNSWGPVMPAGEVCFPVEATKGLNSYQIISDGGTNAYRTRIRTPSFPHLQMIPLMSRGLLVADLIAIIASIDFVMADVDR, from the coding sequence ATGAGCCATGTAATCGCCCCCAGCGTTTACTGCCCCACGCCCTACCGGGCTGCTGCCGAGGCATTTATCGCCGACCTGCGCCGGTCTTACCCCGGTGGCACCGACGGGAACGACCACTACTGGCTGCAACCGGACTGCCTGGACATGCCGACGCTGTGGGTCGGCCCGCGCGAACTGCTGCCATTGTTGCGTTTCCTGAAAGAAAAAATCTCCCGGCCCTTCGCCATGCTGTATGACCTCAGTGCGATTGACGAGCGGCTGCGCACCCACCGCGGTGTGCGGGAGGCGCGCCAGCCCGAGAGCGATTTCACCCTGGTTTACCAGTTATTGTCCGTCGAGCGCGACCTGTTCCTGCGCGTCAAGGTGGCACTGCCGGAGTCGCGCCTGTCGGCACCGAGTGCCACGCCGATCTGGACCAGCGCCAACTGGTATGAGCGCGAGGTCTGGGACCTGTTCGGCATCGAGTTCATCGGCCACCCCAACCTGCGCCGCATCATCATGCCGCAGACCTGGCAGGGACATCCGCTGCGCAAGGATCACCACGCCCGCGCCACCGAAGTGGATCCCTTTACCCTGTCCGCAGAGCAGCAGGAACGCGAGCAGGATGCCCTGCTGTTCCGCCCCGAGGAATGGGGGATGGCGCGCGCCAGCGACAGCGCCGAATTCATGTTTCTGAACCTGGGCCCCAACCACCCGAGTGTCCACGGCGTGTTTCGCATCGCCCTGCAACTGGATGGCGAGCAGATCGTCGATGCGGTGCCGGATATCGGTTACCACCATCGCGGTGCGGAAAAGATGGCCGAGCGGCAGGCGTGGCACAGCTATGTCCCCTACACCGACCGTATCGACTATCTCGGCGGCGTAATGAACAACCTGCCTTACGTACTGGCGCTGGAGCAGCTCGCCGGTATTGCGGTACCCGCGCGTGCGCAGGTGATCCGCGTGATGCTGTGCGAACTGTTCCGCATCGCCAGCCACCTGGTGTTTTACGGCACTTTCGCCCAGGACATCGGCCAGATGTCGCCGGTGTTCTACATGTTCGTCGACCGCGAAAAGCTGTTTGGCATCATCGAGGCCATCACCGGCGGCAGAATGCACCCGGCCTGGTTCCGTATCGGCGGCGTAGCCCAGGACCTGCCGCGCGGCTGGGACACTATGATCCGCGAGTTCCTCGACTACATGCCGGCACGCCTGCACGAATACGAGGGCATGGTGCTGAAAAACAAACTGCTGCAGCGCCGCACCCGCGGCATCGGTGTCTACAGTACCGCCGAAGCGCTCGACTGGGGCGTAACCGGGCCGGGTCTGCGCGCCACCGGACTCGAATGGGACCTGCGCAAACGGCGTCCCTACAGCGGCTACGAGCAATTCGAGTTTGAAATTCCCGTCTATGATGGAGGGGACTGCTTCGATCGCTGCCGTGTACGCGTCGAGGAAATTCACCAGAGTCTGCGCATTATTCGACAGTGCGTCGACAACATGCCGGAAGGCCCCTACAAATCCGATCATCCGCTGACAACTCCGCCGCGCAAAGAACGGACCATGCAGGATATCGAGACCCTGATTCAGCACTTCGTCAACAACAGCTGGGGCCCGGTGATGCCGGCGGGGGAAGTCTGCTTCCCGGTAGAGGCGACCAAGGGCCTGAACAGCTACCAGATCATCAGTGACGGCGGCACCAACGCCTACAGAACGCGTATTCGCACGCCGTCGTTCCCGCACCTGCAGATGATCCCGCTGATGTCCCGTGGCCTGCTGGTGGCGGACCTGATCGCAATCATCGCCAGTATCGACTTTGTTATGGCGGACGTGGACCGCTAG
- the nuoF gene encoding NADH-quinone oxidoreductase subunit NuoF, producing MPTNPLTNPLSKNLGPDNTAVDIERYLGNGGYSGWRKALEKAPEDLIKMVQDAGLRGRGGAGFNTGLKWSFVPRGEDSPPVKYLVCNADEMEPGTFKDRLLMERDPHLLIEGMSIAAYAIGARIAYIFIRGEYHLAASRLQHAIDESHAQGLLGADIQGSGYSLEIHLHRSAGNYICGEETALLNALEGKRAVPRAKPPFPQVSGLWGKPTVVNNVETLCNLPHLVELGIDWYRGLGRGQDAGSKLFGVSGRVKNPGTWELPMGTPIREIIERHAGGMCDGYHLKGFLPGGGSTDFLGPDHLDLAMDYDVIGKAGSRMGTGTIIVLDDRTCPVGLVLNLSRFFARESCGWCTPCRDGLPWVVQVLERIERGEGVPEDLELLREQTRRMGPGNTFCALAPGAAEPLQSALKLFEQDFIDHIRHGCCPYATAAAVV from the coding sequence ATGCCGACCAATCCCCTGACTAATCCGCTCAGCAAAAACCTGGGTCCCGACAACACCGCCGTCGATATCGAACGCTATCTCGGCAACGGCGGCTACAGCGGCTGGCGCAAGGCACTGGAGAAAGCGCCGGAAGACCTGATCAAAATGGTCCAGGACGCCGGCCTGCGCGGGCGCGGTGGCGCCGGCTTCAATACCGGCCTGAAGTGGAGCTTCGTGCCCCGCGGCGAAGACAGTCCGCCGGTGAAATACCTGGTGTGCAACGCCGACGAGATGGAGCCGGGCACCTTCAAGGACCGCCTGTTGATGGAGCGGGATCCGCACCTGCTGATTGAGGGCATGTCCATCGCTGCCTACGCCATCGGCGCGCGCATCGCCTACATCTTTATCCGCGGTGAATACCACCTGGCCGCCAGCCGCCTGCAGCACGCCATTGACGAGTCGCATGCCCAGGGGCTGCTCGGTGCGGATATCCAGGGCAGCGGCTACAGCCTGGAAATTCATTTGCACCGCAGCGCCGGTAACTATATCTGTGGCGAGGAAACGGCCCTGCTCAATGCCCTCGAAGGCAAGCGCGCGGTGCCCCGCGCCAAACCGCCCTTTCCCCAGGTCAGCGGCCTGTGGGGAAAGCCGACCGTGGTCAACAATGTGGAAACCCTGTGCAACCTCCCGCACCTGGTCGAGCTCGGTATCGACTGGTACCGGGGCCTCGGCCGCGGTCAGGATGCCGGCAGCAAGCTGTTCGGGGTCAGCGGGCGGGTAAAAAACCCCGGCACCTGGGAACTGCCGATGGGCACACCGATTCGGGAAATTATCGAGCGGCACGCCGGCGGTATGTGCGACGGCTATCACCTGAAAGGATTTTTACCCGGCGGCGGCTCCACCGACTTTCTCGGCCCGGACCATCTCGACCTGGCCATGGATTACGACGTGATCGGCAAGGCCGGCAGTCGCATGGGCACCGGCACCATTATCGTGCTCGACGACCGCACCTGCCCGGTGGGCCTGGTACTGAACCTGAGCCGCTTTTTCGCGCGTGAATCCTGCGGCTGGTGCACCCCGTGCCGGGATGGATTGCCCTGGGTGGTGCAGGTGCTCGAACGTATCGAGCGTGGTGAAGGCGTGCCCGAAGACCTGGAACTGCTGCGCGAGCAGACACGACGCATGGGGCCGGGCAACACTTTCTGCGCGCTCGCGCCCGGAGCCGCCGAACCGCTGCAGAGCGCGCTCAAATTATTCGAACAGGATTTTATCGACCACATCCGCCACGGCTGCTGTCCCTACGCAACCGCAGCCGCAGTGGTGTAA
- the nuoE gene encoding NADH-quinone oxidoreductase subunit NuoE translates to MFEPEVAELMEHSNTGPEAKASALSDAEKAEIEREFSHYEDKASVGLEALRIVQKHRGWVSDEALQAVSAHLGIPVAQLESVATYFQLIFRQPVGREVMLLCNSASCWITGCSRLQQHIQSRLHIAPGQTSDDGIFTLLETPCLGDCDKAPVMMVGEEMHRQLTEESIDELIETKRSQYKKSHADQSPD, encoded by the coding sequence ATGTTTGAACCGGAAGTCGCAGAATTGATGGAGCACAGCAATACCGGGCCCGAGGCAAAGGCAAGCGCACTCAGTGACGCGGAAAAAGCAGAAATCGAGCGCGAGTTTTCGCACTACGAAGACAAGGCTTCCGTCGGTCTGGAGGCCCTGCGCATTGTGCAGAAGCACCGCGGCTGGGTCTCCGACGAGGCCCTGCAGGCCGTATCTGCCCACCTGGGGATTCCGGTCGCGCAGCTCGAAAGCGTCGCCACCTACTTCCAGTTGATTTTCCGCCAACCGGTAGGGCGCGAGGTCATGCTGTTGTGCAACAGCGCCAGCTGCTGGATCACTGGCTGCAGCAGGTTGCAACAGCATATCCAGAGCCGGCTGCATATCGCCCCCGGCCAGACCAGCGACGACGGTATTTTCACGCTGCTGGAGACCCCGTGTCTGGGCGATTGCGACAAGGCCCCGGTAATGATGGTGGGCGAGGAAATGCACCGCCAGCTCACCGAAGAATCCATCGACGAACTCATTGAAACGAAGCGCAGCCAGTATAAGAAAAGCCATGCCGACCAATCCCCTGACTAA
- the nuoK gene encoding NADH-quinone oxidoreductase subunit NuoK, with product MSLESLTSGGLQHGLVLAAALFCLGLAGLLVRRNIIFVLMCVEICTNAAALAFVLAGAYWGNADGQVMFVFVITLAAAEVAIALALVLQFYRRRHTVDIDQLNGLRG from the coding sequence ATGTCGCTTGAATCCCTTACCTCCGGTGGACTGCAACACGGTCTGGTGCTGGCGGCCGCATTGTTCTGCCTCGGGCTCGCGGGCCTGCTGGTGCGCCGCAACATTATTTTTGTGCTGATGTGCGTGGAGATCTGCACCAATGCCGCCGCACTGGCATTCGTGCTCGCCGGTGCGTATTGGGGCAATGCCGACGGCCAGGTGATGTTCGTGTTTGTGATCACCCTCGCCGCCGCCGAGGTGGCCATCGCCCTGGCGCTGGTGCTGCAGTTTTATCGCCGCCGACACACGGTGGACATCGATCAACTGAATGGATTGCGAGGCTGA
- the nuoL gene encoding NADH-quinone oxidoreductase subunit L → MANIASWIPLLPLLGFIALVAMPLFSHREPPETVTALIGAGSVGLAALATVVLAAGSFIGHPDATAQLTLGNWLQVDGLALAFGFHVDWLTMVMLLVVTGVGFLIHLYSAGYMRGDDGYRRYFAYLNLFVCAMLLLVLADNLVLLYLGWEGVGLCSYLLIGFWYRDPANGAAARKAFIVTRIGDTAMAIGLFLLFREFATLNIRELFTAIGSVPRNDATVTLAALLLLGGAVGKSAQLPLQTWLPDAMAGPTPVSALIHAATMVTAGVYLIARLHPLFALSDTAMSAVACTGALTLLLAGCSALVQSDIKRVLAYSTISQIGYMFLALGVGAWSGAIFHLLTHAFFKALLFLGAGSVILSLHHEQNIFAMGGLRSRLPLTCVCFAIGCACLAALPFTSGFYSKEQILQQAWVHYDGFNGIWLAGIIGALITGIYSFRLLFTVFFGGAGDATLRCEDANNRAMVPPLLALAALALLGGLLAPPLQSVFPHTGAESHAPGWVEAVAITMPLLGLAIAWWTCLYRPQPRREPSVLARFWFSGWGFDRLYDTLLVRPFVTLARWNRDDIVDWIYRSIAAASRALHLLFSTTQNGQVRWYMATLTAGTILFLALLVAL, encoded by the coding sequence ATGGCCAATATCGCCAGCTGGATTCCCCTGTTACCGCTGCTCGGCTTTATCGCGCTGGTTGCGATGCCCCTGTTCAGTCACAGGGAGCCGCCAGAAACAGTGACGGCGCTGATCGGCGCAGGTAGCGTCGGACTGGCCGCGCTGGCGACGGTCGTACTGGCTGCCGGCAGTTTTATCGGCCATCCCGATGCCACGGCGCAACTGACCCTGGGCAACTGGCTACAGGTTGACGGCCTGGCGCTGGCGTTTGGTTTTCACGTCGACTGGCTGACAATGGTCATGCTACTGGTGGTCACCGGGGTGGGCTTCCTGATCCACCTCTATTCCGCCGGCTATATGCGCGGCGACGATGGCTACCGGCGCTACTTCGCCTACCTGAACCTGTTCGTGTGCGCGATGCTGCTGCTGGTGCTGGCAGACAACCTGGTGCTGCTGTATCTCGGCTGGGAAGGCGTGGGGCTGTGCAGTTACCTGCTGATCGGTTTCTGGTACCGCGACCCGGCCAACGGCGCCGCCGCGCGCAAGGCGTTTATCGTCACCCGGATCGGCGACACCGCCATGGCGATTGGTCTGTTCCTGCTGTTTCGCGAGTTCGCCACGCTCAATATCCGCGAGCTATTCACCGCCATCGGTTCGGTGCCGCGCAACGATGCCACCGTTACCCTCGCCGCGCTGTTGCTGCTCGGCGGCGCCGTCGGCAAATCGGCACAGCTGCCGCTACAGACCTGGCTGCCCGACGCGATGGCCGGCCCAACACCGGTCAGCGCACTGATTCACGCCGCGACCATGGTCACCGCGGGCGTGTACCTGATCGCGCGGCTGCACCCGCTGTTCGCACTGTCCGACACCGCCATGAGCGCCGTGGCCTGCACCGGAGCCCTGACACTGCTGCTCGCCGGCTGCAGCGCACTGGTGCAGTCAGATATCAAACGGGTACTGGCTTATTCCACCATCAGCCAGATCGGCTATATGTTCCTCGCACTGGGCGTCGGCGCCTGGTCCGGAGCCATTTTCCACCTGCTGACCCACGCCTTTTTCAAGGCACTGCTGTTCCTCGGCGCCGGCTCGGTGATCCTGAGCCTGCACCACGAGCAGAATATTTTTGCCATGGGCGGCTTGCGCAGCAGGCTGCCGCTGACCTGTGTCTGCTTTGCGATCGGCTGCGCCTGCCTCGCCGCCCTGCCGTTTACCTCCGGCTTTTACAGCAAGGAGCAGATACTGCAGCAGGCGTGGGTGCATTACGACGGGTTCAACGGTATCTGGCTCGCCGGCATTATCGGCGCATTAATCACCGGGATTTACAGTTTCCGCCTGCTGTTCACGGTATTTTTCGGCGGCGCGGGTGACGCGACACTGCGCTGCGAGGATGCCAACAATAGAGCCATGGTGCCGCCACTGCTGGCACTGGCCGCACTGGCCCTGCTGGGCGGCCTGCTGGCGCCGCCTCTGCAGTCGGTGTTCCCGCACACCGGGGCGGAATCCCATGCGCCGGGCTGGGTGGAGGCCGTGGCGATCACCATGCCGCTGCTCGGCCTGGCCATCGCCTGGTGGACCTGCCTGTACCGCCCGCAACCCCGCCGCGAACCGTCGGTGCTGGCGCGCTTCTGGTTTAGCGGCTGGGGGTTTGACCGGCTCTACGACACACTGCTGGTCAGGCCCTTTGTAACCCTGGCGCGCTGGAACCGCGACGATATCGTCGACTGGATCTACCGCTCCATCGCGGCCGCCAGCCGTGCGCTGCATCTGCTGTTTTCCACCACCCAGAACGGCCAGGTGCGCTGGTACATGGCCACGCTCACCGCCGGCACCATCCTGTTCCTCGCGCTACTGGTGGCACTATGA
- the nuoG gene encoding NADH-quinone oxidoreductase subunit NuoG, giving the protein MPTITIDGEQHEVDDGQNLLNACLSLGINLPYFCWHPAMGSVGACRQCAVVEYKDSDDQRGRLVMGCMTPVKDGGIYSINADSACDFRGGIIENLMTNHPHDCPVCEEGGECHLQDMTEMSGHTNRRYRGTKRTHRNQYLGPFINHEMNRCIACYRCTRFYGDYAGGSDLAALGRNNQVYFGRSEDGMLESGFSGNLVEVCPTGVFTDKTFSAHFVRKWDLQTAPSICEHCAVGCNTAPGAREPGNGEDAILRRVTNLFNHDINGYFLCDRGRFGYDYVNSPARIKKVLAAQAVDIIETTAGAQEKIHSEIPPADAVRQFGQTVAAAHKGRRRLLGIGSPRASLENNFALRQLVGPDNFYAGINRRDLDLVRLVDRIQRDPRLYSPTTPQIEDADVVLILGEDIEQTAPRIALAIRQAARNRQKQQAQQLKIPLWQDASVRQLDGAPSPVLLVGTESPLLAEIASEHLPCTAAQTARFAAAVAGELRGQAGEPQGLPEPLWQLAADTAQLLGAAKRPLIVSGCGSLSTEVLHGAAAVATALADRNNDNHSNAPCALYLACAEMNSLGLAQLSAPGFGDLEQLAQSLSAETTSDKPISLVILENDLYRRTDTQTVETLLARADEVILLDSLLHRTARRADLVFPAAATAESEGSSVNSNGLLQRFYAVYEGAGFIQESWRWIVDAAASRRERVAYDSALAKWQHCTELSEAIAFEFSQLAGLADLGPDEDYRIDGLKVARQSHRYSGRTAIHARPHVAEQPPPADPDAPMSFSMEGIHDPGATPLQAGIWAPGWNSNQAISKFQQGVGGPRKGADSGVSLRREPQSLPPWQLHEAPDTEAADELVLVPLYTLFGSDELSAHAEAIATVIDSPYAVFSNADAEARDIAAGDQVEITVAQTRFAVSACLSAQQPGGTLGVPFGLPGLESLAGLLPTAASLKRLESQSSTDGGEAH; this is encoded by the coding sequence ATGCCGACAATAACAATAGACGGCGAACAGCATGAGGTAGACGACGGTCAGAACCTGCTCAACGCCTGTCTGTCCCTGGGCATCAACCTGCCCTATTTCTGCTGGCACCCGGCCATGGGCTCCGTCGGTGCCTGTCGCCAGTGCGCCGTCGTCGAATACAAAGACAGTGACGACCAGCGCGGCCGCCTCGTGATGGGGTGCATGACGCCGGTCAAGGATGGCGGCATCTATAGCATCAACGCTGACAGCGCGTGTGACTTCCGCGGCGGCATCATCGAAAACCTGATGACCAATCACCCCCACGACTGCCCGGTATGCGAGGAGGGGGGCGAATGCCACCTGCAGGACATGACCGAGATGAGCGGCCACACCAACCGGCGCTATCGCGGCACCAAGCGCACGCATCGCAACCAGTACCTCGGCCCGTTTATCAACCACGAAATGAATCGCTGCATCGCCTGCTATCGCTGCACGCGTTTTTACGGCGACTATGCCGGCGGCAGCGACCTGGCGGCGCTCGGGCGCAACAACCAGGTCTATTTCGGCCGCAGCGAAGACGGCATGCTGGAGAGTGGTTTCAGCGGCAACCTGGTCGAAGTCTGCCCCACCGGCGTGTTTACCGACAAAACCTTCAGTGCGCATTTCGTGCGCAAATGGGATCTGCAGACGGCCCCATCAATCTGCGAACACTGTGCCGTAGGCTGCAACACCGCGCCCGGTGCGCGCGAACCCGGCAACGGCGAAGACGCAATTCTTCGCCGTGTGACCAACCTCTTCAACCACGACATCAACGGCTACTTCCTCTGCGACCGCGGCCGCTTCGGTTACGACTATGTCAACAGCCCGGCGCGTATCAAAAAAGTGCTGGCCGCGCAGGCCGTCGATATCATCGAAACCACCGCCGGTGCGCAGGAAAAAATCCACAGCGAAATTCCGCCAGCCGATGCAGTGCGGCAATTCGGCCAGACCGTCGCCGCCGCCCACAAGGGGCGCCGCCGGCTGCTCGGGATCGGCTCACCGCGCGCCTCGCTGGAAAACAATTTCGCCCTGCGCCAGCTGGTTGGCCCCGATAATTTTTATGCGGGCATCAATCGGCGCGACCTGGACCTGGTACGACTGGTCGATCGCATCCAGCGCGATCCGCGCCTGTACAGCCCGACCACGCCGCAGATTGAAGACGCCGATGTGGTGCTGATTCTGGGCGAGGATATTGAGCAGACGGCGCCGCGTATCGCGCTAGCGATACGCCAGGCAGCGCGCAACCGCCAGAAGCAGCAGGCGCAGCAGCTTAAAATTCCCCTGTGGCAGGATGCCTCGGTGCGCCAGCTCGACGGTGCGCCCAGCCCGGTGCTGCTGGTCGGCACTGAATCGCCGCTGCTGGCGGAAATCGCCAGTGAACACCTGCCCTGCACCGCCGCGCAGACTGCCCGCTTTGCCGCCGCCGTCGCCGGCGAACTGCGCGGGCAAGCCGGGGAACCACAAGGGCTGCCGGAACCCCTGTGGCAGCTGGCTGCCGACACCGCACAGCTGCTCGGCGCGGCAAAGCGGCCACTGATCGTATCCGGCTGTGGCAGTCTCAGTACCGAAGTGCTGCACGGTGCCGCCGCCGTTGCCACCGCACTGGCTGATCGCAACAACGATAACCACAGCAACGCCCCCTGCGCCCTCTATCTCGCCTGTGCGGAGATGAACAGTCTGGGGCTGGCACAGTTGAGCGCGCCCGGTTTCGGCGATCTTGAACAATTGGCGCAGTCGCTCTCCGCTGAGACAACATCCGATAAGCCCATCAGCCTGGTAATCCTGGAAAACGATCTCTATCGGCGTACCGATACGCAAACGGTAGAGACCCTGCTGGCCCGTGCCGACGAGGTTATCCTTCTGGACAGTCTGCTGCACCGCACCGCGCGGCGCGCTGACCTGGTGTTCCCCGCTGCCGCTACCGCGGAGTCCGAGGGCAGCAGTGTGAATAGCAACGGCCTGCTTCAGCGTTTTTACGCGGTCTATGAAGGCGCCGGGTTTATTCAGGAAAGCTGGCGCTGGATTGTCGATGCCGCAGCGTCCCGCCGGGAAAGGGTGGCCTACGACAGCGCGCTGGCAAAATGGCAGCACTGCACCGAACTCAGCGAGGCAATTGCCTTCGAGTTCAGCCAGCTGGCCGGACTCGCGGATCTGGGGCCGGACGAGGACTACCGTATCGACGGCCTCAAGGTGGCGCGCCAGAGCCATCGTTACAGCGGCCGCACCGCCATCCACGCCCGGCCCCATGTGGCGGAGCAGCCGCCGCCCGCCGATCCCGATGCGCCCATGTCGTTCAGCATGGAGGGCATCCACGACCCCGGCGCGACACCGCTGCAGGCCGGTATCTGGGCGCCGGGCTGGAACTCCAACCAGGCGATCAGCAAGTTTCAGCAGGGCGTCGGCGGTCCGCGCAAAGGCGCCGACAGCGGCGTATCGCTGCGCCGCGAGCCACAATCGCTGCCGCCGTGGCAACTCCACGAGGCACCCGACACCGAAGCGGCTGATGAACTGGTGCTGGTGCCCCTGTATACCCTGTTCGGCTCGGACGAGCTCAGCGCACACGCCGAGGCCATTGCCACAGTCATCGACTCCCCCTATGCCGTTTTCAGCAACGCCGACGCCGAGGCGCGCGACATCGCCGCCGGGGACCAGGTGGAAATCACCGTGGCACAGACACGCTTCGCGGTGTCTGCGTGCCTGTCGGCACAACAGCCTGGCGGCACTCTCGGTGTGCCCTTCGGCCTGCCGGGACTGGAATCGCTCGCCGGGCTGCTGCCCACGGCTGCGAGCCTGAAACGGCTCGAGTCACAATCATCGACGGACGGCGGGGAGGCGCACTGA